One part of the Malus sylvestris chromosome 2, drMalSylv7.2, whole genome shotgun sequence genome encodes these proteins:
- the LOC126591563 gene encoding uncharacterized protein LOC126591563, whose amino-acid sequence MKDIVELALKMFKAQKGIKGKKNINSKVVKCPLQEGTVECGYYVMKYMKEIIDDPNCSIITKDQGTSYLIFLRDGTSSPIILYDEDQEIAGSNLIKEIQVLYILVVTQDKYNK is encoded by the exons ATGAAGGACATTGTTGAACT AGCACTGAAGATGTTTAAAGCTCAAAAGGGAATAAAgggtaaaaaaaatatcaattcgAAAGTAGTAAAG TGCCCTTTGCAAGAAGGAACCGTAGAATGTGGATATTATGTgatgaaatacatgaaggaaatcattgatgatccAAACTGCTCAATTATTACCAAG gatcaagggacttcatACCTGATCTTTTTGCGTGATGGAACTTCGagtccaatcattttatatgatgaggatcaagaaattGCAGGTTCTAATCTGATCAAGGAAATTCAGGTCCTATATATCCTCGTTGTAACAcaagataagtacaataaataa